The following proteins are encoded in a genomic region of Gouania willdenowi chromosome 6, fGouWil2.1, whole genome shotgun sequence:
- the LOC114465241 gene encoding NAD-dependent protein deacetylase sirtuin-3 — translation MSRLRSSVDKKASQTSVNRITRSSSSQARTHDGTESRAHSGLGCYGKQRRKQTDPSLAQNLSQMSVSGQNCEGTETRADGEPSLEGQFFTSEPDQPSHAAKSPSCGGLTTIARLMKLGRCKKVLVVAGAGISTASGIPDFRTPGTGLYANLEKFNVPYPEAIFNIDYFSNDPQPFFSLAKALYPGSHRPNYIHYFIRMLHHKGLLLRVYTQNIDGLEKVCGIPDDKVVEAHGSFATASCHLCYTPFPAEDAKVDIMNDKVPVCSFCSATVKPDVVFFGEDLPQKYFLHTKDFPKADLLIIMGTSLQIEPCASLVNTVRSSVPRLLLNRHAVGAFDQVPLRRGDHMELGDLEVTVRRFADLLGWNHEIQDLMRSHEAASIGALVSCCSPPLTASRGRSSDGDTDSETDSKSSTSYNSNQ, via the exons ATGAGCAGATTGCGATCTAGTGTGGATAAGAAAGCCTCTCAGACATCTGTCAACAGGATAACACGCAGCTCCAGCTCACAGGCTCGGACCCATGACGGCACTGAGTCCAGAGCCCACTCTGGACTTGGTTGCTATGGTAAACAGAGACGGAAGCAGACGGACCCGTCTTTGGCCCAGAACCTGAGCCAGATGAGTGTGAGCGGACAGAACTG TGAAGGAACAGAAACCAGAGCTGATGGTGAACCTTCACTGGAAGGTCAGTTCTTCACATCTGAACCTGATCAGCCTTCACATGCTGCTAAGTCTCCGTCCTGTGGTGGTCTGACCACCATCGCTCGGCTGATGAAGCTTGGCCGCTGTAAGAAGGTGTTGGTGGTGGCAGGAGCAGGAATCAGCACGGCTAGTGGAATCCCCGACTTCAG GACTCCAGGAACCGGCCTCTACGCCAACCTGGAGAAGTTCAACGTCCCGTATCCAGAAGCTATTTTCAACATCGACTACTTCTCCAACGACCCTCAGCCGTTCTTTTCTCTGGCCAAGGCTCTTTACCCTGGCAGCCATCGTCCCAACTACATCCACTACTTCATCCGCATGCTGCATCACAAAGGCCTGCTGCTCCGCGTCTACACGCAGAACATCGACGGCCTGGAGAAAG TTTGTGGTATCCCTGATGATAAAGTGGTGGAGGCTCATGGTAGCTTTGCCACAGCGTCCTGTCACCTCTGTTACACTCCATTCCCAGCTGAGGACGCTAAG GTTGACATCATGAACGACAAAGTCCCCGTCTGCTCCTTCTGCTCTGCTACAGTCAAAcctgatgtggtgttttttggGGAAGACCTTCCTCAGAAGTATTTCCTCCACACTAAAGACTTCCCTAAAGCTGATCTGCTCATCATTATGGGAACGTCCTTACAG ATTGAGCCATGTGCCAGCCTGGTGAACACGGTACGCAGCAGCGTTCCACGACTCCTCCTCAACAGACACGCTGTGGGTGCGTTTGACCAAGTCCCTCTGAGGAGGGGGGACCACATGGAGCTGGGGGACCTGGAGGTCACCGTACGCAGGTTTGCTGACCTCCTCGGCTGGAACCATGAGATCCAGGATCTGATGAGGAGTCACGAAGCAGCG AGCATTGGTGCATTAGTGAGCTGCTGCTCACCACCTCTCACAGCCTCCAGAGGACGGAGCAGCGATGGAGACACTGACTCAGAGACAGACAGCAAAAGTTCAACGTCTTACAACTCAAATCAATAA
- the ric8b gene encoding chaperone Ric-8B isoform X1, translating into MGLENMLSRLDAASEEDVEELLRNFNAENMQTFTFDPKEEKLRSRLCQSVLTVLGREVPPTCQKTCLETLRILSRDKRVPTPVANRDGMLILGEMAKLWTEEEEEEEEEENKQQSSEGKALTEEQQRVVVEALKCLCNVVYNSPTAQQVSVDVRLAHGLCASLHSARTWDHEVGLFTLRLLFLLSALRSDLRGVLRSEWQAVGLLTEVLEHTLGLRWVGPYEAAPPDPQPLPAEDNERAMEALKALFNLTLSETGAEEEEHQFRRIAAILRHLLMLRTETEEKTEEAHSHAVNLLNNLPVSCLDVLIDVPVQGGFEKYGGKNMDAVQVLIDFMEKRIDKQGSNYKEGLTPVLSLLTEGSRHHREIRRFIKAQVLPPLKDVKIRPEIGTTTRNKLVRLMTHVDMGVKQTAAEFLFVLCKESVDNLLKYTGYGNAAGLLVARGLLAGGRGETQYSEDEDSDTEEYKSAKPFINPITGHVEEPMPNPIEEMTEEQKEIEAQKLVYMFDRLSRKNVIRPMVVRPDGTLAPFEETFRDPLEDNSGSNSD; encoded by the exons ATGGGCCTGGAGAACATGTTATCACGGCTCGACGCGGCGAGCGAAGAGGACGTGGAGGAACTGCTACGAAACTTTAACGCGGAG AACATGCAGACCTTCACGTTCGACCCCAAGGAGGAAAAACTACGCAGT AGGCTGTGTCAGAGCGTGCTGACTGTACTAGGAAGGGAAGTCCCGCCCACCTGTCAGAAAACGTGCCTGGAGACTCTTCGCATCCTGTCCAGGGACAAGCGCGTCCCCACACCTGTGGCCAACAGAGACGGCATGCTGATCCTGGGAGAGATGGCCAAGCTGTggactgaggaggaggaggaggaagaggaggaagaaaacaaacagcagagctcTGAGGGAAAGGCGCTAACAGAGGAGCAGCAGCGGGTGGTGGTGGAGGCTCTGAAGTGTTTGTGTAATGTTGTGTACAACAGTCCCACAGCGCAGCAAGTCAGCGTGGACGTGCGTCTGGCCCATGGTCTGTGTGCCAGCCTGCACTCCGCCCGCACTTGGGACCACGAGGTGGGCCTGTTCACATTGCGCCTCCTCTTCCTGCTGTCGGCGCTGCGCTCTGATCTGAGAGGCGTTCTGAGGAGCGAGTGGCAGGCTGTGGGACTGCTCACTGAGGTGCTGGAGCACACGTTGGGCCTTCGCTGGGTGGGCCCATACGAGGCCGCCCCCCCTGACCCACAGCCTCTGCCCGCGGAGGACAATGAGCGAGCGATGGAGGCTCTCAAAGCTTTGTTTAATCTCACACTGTCTGAAACTGGTGCAGAG GAGGAAGAGCACCAGTTCAGGCGAATCGCTGCCATACTGCGTCACCTATTGATGCTGAGGACGGAGACGGAGGAGAAAACAGAGGAGGCCCACAG CCACGCTGTAAACCTGCTGAACAACCTGCCCGTGTCGTGTCTGGATGTTCTAATCGACGTCCCCGTCCAGGGCGGGTTTGAGAAATATGGAGGAAAAAATATGGATGCTGTTCAGGTGTTGATAGACTTCATGGAGAAACGGATTGACAAG CAGGGCTCCAACTACAAAGAGGGATTGACGCCAGTGCTCAGCCTCCTGACTGAAGGCTCCAGACACCACAGGGAGATCCGCAGATTCATCAAAGCTCAG GTCCTTCCCCCACTAAAAGACGTGAAGATCAGGCCTGAGATCGGCACCACCACCAGAAACAAACTGGTCCGCCTGATGACACACGTGGATATGGGAGTGAAACAAACGGCTGCAGAGTTCCTCTTTGTCCTCTGCAAAGAAAGTG TGGACAACCTGCTGAAGTACACGGGCTATGGAAATGCAGCAGGACTCCTCGTGGCTCGAGGACTGCTTGCAGGAGGGAGAGGAGAGACTCAGTACTCAGAGGATGAAGATTCAGACACAGAGGAATATAAATCTGCCAAACCTTT CATTAACCCCATCACTGGCCATGTGGAGGAGCCGATGCCCAACCCCATCGAAGAGATGACTGAAGAGCAGAAGGAGATCGAGGCCCAGAAACTGGTCTACATGTTCGACCGGTTGTCCAG gAAGAACGTGATTCGTCCAATGGTGGTGAGGCCAGATGGGACGCTAGCGCCTTTTGAAGAAACCTTCCGTGATCCTTTAGAGGACAACTCAGGATCGAACTCGGACTAG
- the ric8b gene encoding chaperone Ric-8B isoform X2, which translates to MGLENMLSRLDAASEEDVEELLRNFNAENMQTFTFDPKEEKLRSRLCQSVLTVLGREVPPTCQKTCLETLRILSRDKRVPTPVANRDGMLILGEMAKLWTEEEEEEEEEENKQQSSEGKALTEEQQRVVVEALKCLCNVVYNSPTAQQVSVDVRLAHGLCASLHSARTWDHEVGLFTLRLLFLLSALRSDLRGVLRSEWQAVGLLTEVLEHTLGLRWVGPYEAAPPDPQPLPAEDNERAMEALKALFNLTLSETGAEEEEHQFRRIAAILRHLLMLRTETEEKTEEAHSHAVNLLNNLPVSCLDVLIDVPVQGGFEKYGGKNMDAVQVLIDFMEKRIDKGSNYKEGLTPVLSLLTEGSRHHREIRRFIKAQVLPPLKDVKIRPEIGTTTRNKLVRLMTHVDMGVKQTAAEFLFVLCKESVDNLLKYTGYGNAAGLLVARGLLAGGRGETQYSEDEDSDTEEYKSAKPFINPITGHVEEPMPNPIEEMTEEQKEIEAQKLVYMFDRLSRKNVIRPMVVRPDGTLAPFEETFRDPLEDNSGSNSD; encoded by the exons ATGGGCCTGGAGAACATGTTATCACGGCTCGACGCGGCGAGCGAAGAGGACGTGGAGGAACTGCTACGAAACTTTAACGCGGAG AACATGCAGACCTTCACGTTCGACCCCAAGGAGGAAAAACTACGCAGT AGGCTGTGTCAGAGCGTGCTGACTGTACTAGGAAGGGAAGTCCCGCCCACCTGTCAGAAAACGTGCCTGGAGACTCTTCGCATCCTGTCCAGGGACAAGCGCGTCCCCACACCTGTGGCCAACAGAGACGGCATGCTGATCCTGGGAGAGATGGCCAAGCTGTggactgaggaggaggaggaggaagaggaggaagaaaacaaacagcagagctcTGAGGGAAAGGCGCTAACAGAGGAGCAGCAGCGGGTGGTGGTGGAGGCTCTGAAGTGTTTGTGTAATGTTGTGTACAACAGTCCCACAGCGCAGCAAGTCAGCGTGGACGTGCGTCTGGCCCATGGTCTGTGTGCCAGCCTGCACTCCGCCCGCACTTGGGACCACGAGGTGGGCCTGTTCACATTGCGCCTCCTCTTCCTGCTGTCGGCGCTGCGCTCTGATCTGAGAGGCGTTCTGAGGAGCGAGTGGCAGGCTGTGGGACTGCTCACTGAGGTGCTGGAGCACACGTTGGGCCTTCGCTGGGTGGGCCCATACGAGGCCGCCCCCCCTGACCCACAGCCTCTGCCCGCGGAGGACAATGAGCGAGCGATGGAGGCTCTCAAAGCTTTGTTTAATCTCACACTGTCTGAAACTGGTGCAGAG GAGGAAGAGCACCAGTTCAGGCGAATCGCTGCCATACTGCGTCACCTATTGATGCTGAGGACGGAGACGGAGGAGAAAACAGAGGAGGCCCACAG CCACGCTGTAAACCTGCTGAACAACCTGCCCGTGTCGTGTCTGGATGTTCTAATCGACGTCCCCGTCCAGGGCGGGTTTGAGAAATATGGAGGAAAAAATATGGATGCTGTTCAGGTGTTGATAGACTTCATGGAGAAACGGATTGACAAG GGCTCCAACTACAAAGAGGGATTGACGCCAGTGCTCAGCCTCCTGACTGAAGGCTCCAGACACCACAGGGAGATCCGCAGATTCATCAAAGCTCAG GTCCTTCCCCCACTAAAAGACGTGAAGATCAGGCCTGAGATCGGCACCACCACCAGAAACAAACTGGTCCGCCTGATGACACACGTGGATATGGGAGTGAAACAAACGGCTGCAGAGTTCCTCTTTGTCCTCTGCAAAGAAAGTG TGGACAACCTGCTGAAGTACACGGGCTATGGAAATGCAGCAGGACTCCTCGTGGCTCGAGGACTGCTTGCAGGAGGGAGAGGAGAGACTCAGTACTCAGAGGATGAAGATTCAGACACAGAGGAATATAAATCTGCCAAACCTTT CATTAACCCCATCACTGGCCATGTGGAGGAGCCGATGCCCAACCCCATCGAAGAGATGACTGAAGAGCAGAAGGAGATCGAGGCCCAGAAACTGGTCTACATGTTCGACCGGTTGTCCAG gAAGAACGTGATTCGTCCAATGGTGGTGAGGCCAGATGGGACGCTAGCGCCTTTTGAAGAAACCTTCCGTGATCCTTTAGAGGACAACTCAGGATCGAACTCGGACTAG